The proteins below come from a single Candidatus Cloacimonadota bacterium genomic window:
- the amrA gene encoding AmmeMemoRadiSam system protein A, with protein MLTEEQKKFLLRLARESILAHLERREIALKDPTDQILKEKRGAFVTLHKKDALRGCIGYIKPYKPLLQTIKEMARAAAFQDPRFPSVTLKEIDDIYIEISILSELIPVSKEELDDITVGRDGLYIEGLYGSGLLLPQVAVEWNWDRETFLKETCHKAGLSANSYLDPKYQVYRFTAEIFSEEK; from the coding sequence ATGTTAACTGAAGAGCAAAAGAAATTTTTACTCAGATTAGCAAGGGAATCTATATTGGCACATCTGGAAAGGAGAGAGATAGCTCTTAAAGATCCAACTGATCAGATCCTTAAGGAAAAAAGAGGTGCGTTTGTTACTCTACATAAAAAAGATGCCTTAAGGGGTTGTATTGGATACATAAAACCTTATAAACCACTCTTACAAACAATAAAAGAGATGGCTCGAGCAGCTGCCTTTCAAGACCCTCGTTTCCCATCAGTAACTCTAAAAGAAATAGATGATATTTACATAGAGATTTCAATTCTCTCGGAATTGATCCCTGTCAGCAAGGAAGAATTGGACGATATAACTGTAGGAAGAGATGGTCTATATATTGAAGGACTTTATGGATCAGGACTTCTGCTACCGCAGGTTGCAGTGGAGTGGAACTGGGACAGGGAAACATTCTTGAAAGAGACTTGTCATAAAGCCGGACTATCTGCTAACAGCTATCTTGACCCTAAATATCAAGTTTACCGCTTTACAGCCGAGATTTTTTCAGAAGAAAAGTGA
- the amrB gene encoding AmmeMemoRadiSam system protein B yields the protein MKSICKPVVAGSFYSSNPDILKKEIQGYIDNITDSMPDNLVDILGVISPHAGYIYSGQCAAYSYKALKSKDFNTAVIIAPSHQSGDFYYSVGDYDSCETPLGEVEVDRDLVKKMLSDSKFVFYHYAHSREHSLEVQLPFLQIINPQAKILPILIGYQYDQSSLYLSQKLAELFKDKMDKTVFIISSDLSHYHSHTQAEQMDKRLAEAIEKLEIETVDQLVKERKSEACGFGGILTIMNLTKLLNYTKVKTLKYMHSGTTSGDYNHVVGYLSTLFYK from the coding sequence ATGAAATCAATTTGTAAACCGGTAGTAGCGGGTAGTTTTTACTCTAGTAATCCTGATATATTAAAAAAGGAAATTCAGGGTTATATAGATAATATTACTGACTCTATGCCTGACAACTTGGTTGATATTTTAGGTGTTATATCTCCACATGCGGGATATATCTACTCTGGACAATGTGCTGCCTACTCTTATAAAGCTCTGAAGAGTAAGGATTTTAATACTGCAGTAATTATAGCTCCTTCACATCAAAGTGGAGATTTTTACTACTCGGTGGGAGATTATGATTCGTGCGAAACCCCTTTAGGAGAAGTAGAAGTTGATCGTGATCTTGTAAAAAAAATGCTCAGTGATTCAAAATTCGTCTTTTATCATTATGCTCACTCTCGGGAACACTCTCTGGAAGTTCAACTCCCTTTTTTACAGATAATAAACCCCCAAGCAAAAATTTTACCTATCTTGATTGGTTATCAATACGATCAGAGCAGTTTATATCTTAGTCAAAAACTTGCCGAACTCTTTAAAGATAAAATGGATAAAACGGTTTTCATTATCAGTTCTGATCTTTCACATTATCATAGCCATACTCAAGCTGAACAGATGGATAAAAGATTAGCCGAAGCAATAGAAAAACTTGAAATAGAAACGGTTGACCAACTTGTCAAAGAAAGGAAAAGTGAAGCATGTGGTTTTGGGGGTATTTTGACGATAATGAATCTAACCAAGCTGCTCAACTACACTAAAGTAAAAACCTTAAAATATATGCATTCCGGCACTACGAGCGGGGATTATAACCATGTGGTTGGTTATTTATCGACACTATTTTATAAGTAA
- a CDS encoding isochorismatase family protein: MRILIDNTIFVMVDIQQKFQPHINDIDQVIKKAAILNKATEILGLPLIVTEQNPKGLGQTIDEIYLPQQYERFEKTKFSILDDEIEAYIRTMKKDTLILYGIEAHICIMQSVIEALTKEFIPVVVEDAVSSISLRNKQIALDRIIREGGIVVSTEMLLFELIKDAIHPDFKSISKLIRHGV, translated from the coding sequence ATGCGTATCTTGATAGATAATACTATCTTCGTAATGGTTGATATACAACAAAAGTTTCAACCTCATATCAATGATATAGATCAAGTAATTAAAAAAGCTGCCATACTCAATAAAGCTACTGAAATATTGGGTTTACCGCTCATTGTAACAGAACAGAACCCCAAAGGATTAGGCCAAACCATTGATGAGATCTATCTACCTCAACAATATGAGAGATTTGAGAAAACAAAATTTAGTATCTTGGATGATGAAATCGAAGCTTACATCCGAACAATGAAGAAAGATACCCTAATACTATACGGCATAGAAGCACATATCTGTATTATGCAGTCAGTAATCGAAGCCCTTACTAAGGAGTTTATTCCAGTTGTTGTTGAAGATGCTGTCTCCTCAATATCTTTACGTAATAAACAGATCGCTCTTGATCGCATTATCAGAGAAGGTGGTATAGTAGTATCAACTGAAATGCTTCTCTTTGAGCTTATTAAAGATGCCATCCATCCTGATTTTAAATCAATCAGTAAACTCATTAGACATGGTGTTTAA
- a CDS encoding RNA methyltransferase, whose product MQYLSKEKSKELKKLLMKKYRDQRKLLLVEGIRTIKQLSTYQIPLLEIYCTEEEIEHYSDIISQISSESVFIAKDFQLKQLSSAETPQSLIALVEMKTPEFVDNERLLFIDRVSNPGNLGTIFRVAKAALIDGIILSPECCDIYNPKVVRASMGTVFALPSMISDYQYLKGIPNKVIITSLSKGVSIYDIESNEHPYVLVVGSEATGINEELVQIADKMITIPMAGGIESLNVAVATSICLYFLNRDILT is encoded by the coding sequence ATGCAGTATTTATCCAAAGAGAAAAGCAAAGAGTTAAAGAAACTACTTATGAAGAAATACCGTGATCAGAGAAAACTGCTGTTAGTAGAAGGTATCAGGACCATAAAGCAGTTATCAACTTATCAGATCCCTCTTCTGGAAATTTACTGCACTGAGGAAGAGATTGAACATTATAGCGACATTATTTCTCAAATATCTTCAGAGAGTGTATTTATTGCCAAAGATTTTCAACTAAAACAGTTATCATCTGCTGAAACTCCACAAAGTCTCATTGCCTTGGTAGAAATGAAAACACCAGAGTTTGTGGATAATGAGCGGTTATTATTTATCGATAGAGTTTCTAATCCTGGTAATTTAGGGACAATTTTTCGAGTGGCAAAAGCTGCTTTGATAGACGGCATAATACTATCTCCCGAGTGCTGTGACATTTATAACCCGAAAGTAGTAAGAGCATCTATGGGTACAGTATTCGCTCTTCCAAGCATGATCAGTGATTATCAATATCTGAAGGGAATTCCTAATAAAGTGATCATTACAAGTTTAAGCAAGGGAGTTTCAATTTACGATATTGAATCAAATGAACACCCCTATGTATTGGTAGTTGGTTCTGAGGCGACAGGTATAAATGAGGAATTAGTTCAGATTGCCGATAAGATGATAACTATTCCCATGGCTGGTGGAATTGAATCATTGAATGTAGCAGTAGCTACCAGTATTTGCCTGTATTTTTTGAACAGAGATATCTTAACCTAA
- the dusB gene encoding tRNA dihydrouridine synthase DusB: protein MSSITKLTKQKLWLAPLAGLTDKAFRLICKQNGADVVVSEMVSSDGLVYDYKRSLRYALFSEAERPIGIQLFGSKPEVMAQACRLLISLNPDFIDINMGCPVKKVVNRGAGSALMRDSSLAYDIVQAIKNELQETGIPLSVKIRSGWDQNNIVAVEFAQLLENAGADIIIVHPRTRTQLYSGKSDWSVITRVKETVTIPVVGNGDITSFADAVNMFETTKCDSIMIGRGVLGRPWLFNEIKSYLLTGSYFKLSYKEKYEIIKKHVELSLLENDESRAIKEMRTHYCHYTKGFKGGSRIRNLLNNSTNHKEIISLLGYLYEERT, encoded by the coding sequence ATGTCTTCTATAACAAAATTAACTAAACAAAAACTCTGGTTAGCCCCTTTAGCGGGATTGACGGATAAAGCTTTTCGTCTGATCTGTAAGCAGAATGGGGCAGATGTCGTAGTCTCTGAAATGGTCAGCTCCGACGGTTTAGTCTATGATTATAAAAGAAGTTTACGCTATGCTTTATTTAGTGAAGCAGAGAGACCTATTGGTATCCAATTGTTCGGCTCCAAACCGGAAGTTATGGCACAAGCTTGCCGATTATTGATATCTTTAAATCCCGATTTCATAGATATAAATATGGGGTGTCCGGTTAAGAAAGTTGTCAATCGCGGTGCAGGATCAGCTCTTATGAGAGATAGTTCACTCGCTTATGATATTGTGCAAGCTATTAAGAATGAACTCCAAGAAACCGGAATCCCATTATCTGTTAAAATCAGGTCCGGTTGGGATCAGAACAATATAGTGGCAGTGGAGTTTGCTCAATTGTTAGAAAATGCCGGGGCTGATATAATAATAGTACATCCACGAACCCGTACCCAACTATATTCGGGAAAAAGTGACTGGTCAGTGATTACTCGTGTAAAAGAAACGGTTACAATTCCGGTAGTTGGCAATGGTGATATTACATCATTTGCTGATGCAGTTAATATGTTTGAAACTACAAAGTGCGATTCGATTATGATTGGTCGTGGTGTATTAGGAAGACCTTGGTTGTTCAATGAAATTAAATCTTACCTATTGACAGGCAGTTATTTCAAATTATCTTATAAGGAAAAGTATGAGATAATCAAAAAGCATGTGGAGTTATCACTTCTTGAGAATGATGAATCACGTGCAATAAAAGAGATGCGAACTCATTATTGCCATTATACTAAAGGCTTTAAAGGAGGAAGTAGAATTCGTAATTTACTCAACAACTCAACTAATCACAAGGAAATTATTTCTCTGTTAGGATATCTTTATGAAGAAAGAACTTGA
- a CDS encoding PDZ domain-containing protein has protein sequence MAKTLQLLSILLLLLIASTLYSTNNAYLGVYLEDLTELERRDLQLDNGVRINMVIAGSPADENGLMPNDIIVKINDMPITSQDQVRTIIQYANPGDILKIYVFSAGHNKVLEVTLGNLQTADTSRIKFIDTKTKHIGVKFQHLTDQLKDFFQIKHGVLIVEVFPDSPAEQAGLKAGDVIVMVERKPIYSIRDIKEIIKSKKAGEIIVIDFVRNGTNHQTKVVVVEADEFFSLDMSNEIIILGKQEFDISDINRWLDSVFSDTERKEMERRIKMLQEEINQIQRKLQEEK, from the coding sequence ATGGCTAAAACACTTCAATTATTATCTATATTATTATTGCTGCTTATTGCATCTACACTTTATTCAACAAACAATGCTTATTTAGGTGTTTATCTTGAAGATTTAACAGAGTTAGAGAGAAGAGACCTACAACTGGATAATGGTGTTCGTATCAATATGGTAATTGCCGGTTCACCGGCTGATGAAAACGGACTAATGCCCAATGATATCATTGTCAAAATCAATGATATGCCGATTACTTCTCAAGACCAAGTTCGAACGATTATTCAGTATGCTAATCCGGGTGATATACTCAAAATCTATGTCTTTTCTGCCGGTCATAACAAAGTCTTAGAAGTGACATTAGGTAATCTGCAAACAGCAGATACATCCAGAATCAAATTTATAGATACAAAAACAAAACATATAGGGGTTAAGTTTCAGCACCTTACCGACCAATTAAAGGATTTCTTTCAGATAAAACATGGAGTTCTTATCGTTGAAGTTTTTCCTGATTCTCCAGCAGAGCAAGCAGGTTTGAAAGCCGGTGATGTAATTGTTATGGTTGAAAGAAAACCAATCTACTCGATCAGAGATATCAAAGAGATAATTAAGAGTAAGAAAGCAGGCGAGATTATTGTTATTGACTTCGTCAGAAACGGAACAAACCATCAAACTAAGGTTGTTGTAGTAGAAGCTGACGAATTTTTTAGTCTGGATATGAGCAATGAAATTATCATCCTTGGGAAACAAGAATTTGATATTTCCGATATTAATAGATGGCTCGATTCGGTATTCTCCGATACAGAACGTAAAGAAATGGAAAGAAGAATAAAGATGTTACAAGAAGAAATCAACCAAATACAAAGAAAACTCCAAGAAGAAAAGTAA
- a CDS encoding sigma-70 family RNA polymerase sigma factor — MNEKDLILKAQYDVSAFECLYDKYFLQIYKFVMLRVKNRDIAHDIVSDVFYKAMSKLHLFKWRSIPFSSWLYRIAVNEISNHYRREKKKHKLVGELLIEKDTFESPPEMEETMNYEFLGEYIKKLPQRDQDVIVLRYFEKKSFQEISQIIGKKEGYIRVILHRALKKLEQTLPKEVLEYVGRKVS; from the coding sequence ATGAACGAAAAAGATTTAATCCTCAAAGCACAATATGATGTGTCAGCATTTGAGTGTCTGTATGATAAGTACTTCTTACAGATATACAAATTTGTAATGCTGAGAGTAAAAAACAGAGATATTGCTCATGATATCGTATCAGATGTCTTCTATAAGGCGATGAGTAAATTACATCTCTTCAAATGGCGTTCAATACCTTTTTCTTCATGGCTATACAGAATTGCTGTGAATGAGATAAGTAACCATTACCGGCGAGAAAAGAAGAAACATAAATTAGTAGGAGAACTGTTGATAGAAAAAGACACTTTTGAATCTCCACCAGAGATGGAAGAAACAATGAATTACGAATTCCTTGGTGAATATATCAAGAAATTACCCCAGAGAGATCAGGATGTCATCGTATTACGGTACTTCGAAAAGAAGAGTTTTCAAGAAATATCGCAAATTATCGGTAAGAAAGAGGGTTACATTAGAGTTATCTTACATAGAGCATTAAAAAAATTAGAACAAACTCTACCAAAAGAGGTCTTGGAATATGTCGGTCGAAAAGTATCTTGA
- the hydF gene encoding [FeFe] hydrogenase H-cluster maturation GTPase HydF, whose product MKKTPVSMRPHIGIFGKRNVGKSSLINALTNQETAIVSNIAGTTTDPVGKAMEILPLGPVFIIDTAGLDDIGELGEKRVKKTIATLKRTDLVILVTTYSDFDEVEKEFLSYNKNAIVVLNKSDVDHSSEIANNTEQFLSESSIDFIRVSAKTGFNIPELRLMIAQKVPEVISSDIILRDLIKPHDIVIHIIPIDSAAPKGRIILPQEQALRETLDNHSLSICIQPEELSLTLDLLKVKPKLIITDSQAIGLISKNTPEDTLLTTYSILFSRLKGELNPFIDGLTVLKELQSGDKVLIAEACTHHSQPDDIGRVKIPHWLDQYTGKKLQYIINAGKMIHQDLENIKLIIQCGGCMINRKEMLHRIKTASENNIPITNYGILISHIHDSLSRTLKPFPDSYRKYVKLFSSFNTSD is encoded by the coding sequence ATGAAAAAAACACCAGTTTCTATGCGACCCCATATTGGGATCTTTGGGAAAAGAAATGTCGGCAAGTCCTCTTTGATCAACGCCTTGACCAATCAAGAGACAGCTATTGTGTCTAATATTGCTGGGACTACTACTGATCCTGTAGGAAAAGCAATGGAAATCCTTCCCTTAGGTCCGGTCTTCATTATAGATACAGCTGGTCTGGATGATATTGGAGAACTTGGCGAAAAGAGAGTAAAAAAAACCATAGCTACTCTGAAAAGAACCGACTTAGTTATTCTGGTCACTACTTACAGTGATTTTGATGAAGTAGAAAAAGAATTTCTGAGTTATAATAAGAATGCGATAGTGGTGTTAAACAAATCAGATGTAGATCATAGTTCGGAAATAGCAAATAATACAGAACAATTTTTATCTGAGAGCAGTATAGATTTTATAAGAGTCTCAGCAAAGACAGGGTTTAATATACCTGAACTTCGGTTAATGATTGCTCAAAAAGTCCCTGAAGTAATTAGTTCTGATATTATTCTGCGAGACTTAATCAAACCTCACGATATAGTTATTCACATCATACCTATTGATTCGGCAGCTCCTAAAGGGCGAATTATACTACCACAAGAGCAAGCTTTGAGAGAAACATTAGACAACCACTCTCTATCAATATGTATTCAGCCGGAAGAATTATCTTTAACGCTTGATCTTTTAAAAGTAAAACCCAAGCTGATAATTACCGATTCACAAGCTATAGGACTTATCTCAAAAAACACTCCAGAAGATACTTTGCTAACTACTTATTCTATCCTTTTCTCGAGATTGAAAGGTGAACTAAATCCCTTTATTGATGGACTAACCGTTCTCAAAGAACTGCAATCAGGAGATAAAGTGCTCATCGCTGAAGCGTGCACTCATCACAGCCAGCCGGACGATATCGGAAGAGTTAAAATACCACATTGGTTAGATCAATATACGGGAAAGAAACTCCAGTATATTATTAATGCCGGCAAGATGATTCATCAGGATCTGGAGAACATCAAGTTGATCATTCAATGTGGCGGCTGTATGATAAACAGAAAAGAGATGCTTCATAGAATAAAAACAGCTTCTGAAAATAATATTCCCATTACGAATTATGGAATACTAATATCACATATTCATGACTCATTGAGTAGAACATTAAAACCTTTTCCTGATAGTTATCGTAAATATGTAAAACTATTCTCATCTTTTAATACTTCAGATTAA
- the hydG gene encoding [FeFe] hydrogenase H-cluster radical SAM maturase HydG — MKKNREKSFMDNEFLEHLLSNNLKPDTELIKDILAKASEKKGLDLNEVALLLKLEDPELINQLYQTAYKIKQEIYGNRIVIFVPLYLSNECSNICEYCGFRADNKGLLRRTLSIEEIKEETKILISQGHKRLLLVYGEHPRFDGKWIAETVNAVYSQAITHNNIRRVNINSAPLSIEDFKIVKEAGIGTYQCFQETYHRDTYKKMHLKGKKRDYDYRLLTHDKAFSAGLDDVGLGVLFGLYDWRFELLALIQHSQHLENNYGIGPHTISFPRIEPALNAPVSECPPFQVSDEDLKMIVAVLRIAIPYTGIILTTRENIALRNILLKLGVSQISAGSKTYPGAYHDEINHQPDKQQFTIGDTRSLDEVIKDLSNQGFIPSFCTSCYRKGRTGYKFMNYAKPGNIHKFCQPNAILTYLEYILDFASPETKQIGLNLIKKEIAGYKDSKYRKFLLDQYDRIINGERDLIQ, encoded by the coding sequence ATGAAAAAAAATAGAGAAAAGAGTTTCATGGATAATGAGTTTTTGGAGCATTTACTCAGCAATAACTTGAAACCTGACACTGAGCTAATCAAAGATATTTTAGCAAAAGCATCTGAGAAAAAGGGTCTTGATCTTAACGAAGTAGCTCTATTGTTGAAATTAGAAGATCCTGAACTTATTAACCAACTCTATCAAACTGCCTATAAGATCAAACAAGAGATTTATGGAAACCGGATCGTTATCTTTGTACCTCTGTATCTCTCTAATGAGTGCTCAAATATTTGCGAATATTGCGGTTTTAGAGCCGATAACAAAGGACTGTTGAGAAGAACACTCTCTATAGAGGAGATCAAGGAAGAGACTAAGATCTTAATAAGTCAAGGACATAAAAGACTATTATTGGTTTATGGTGAACATCCACGTTTCGATGGTAAATGGATAGCTGAAACAGTCAATGCAGTCTATTCGCAAGCGATAACTCATAACAACATCAGAAGGGTAAATATCAATTCAGCCCCTTTATCTATAGAAGACTTCAAGATAGTCAAAGAAGCAGGCATTGGAACATATCAATGTTTTCAAGAGACATACCATCGTGATACCTACAAGAAAATGCATCTGAAAGGGAAGAAGAGAGATTATGATTATCGTCTCTTGACACATGATAAGGCATTTTCTGCCGGTCTTGATGATGTAGGATTGGGGGTACTATTTGGACTCTATGATTGGAGATTTGAACTGCTCGCCTTAATACAGCATTCTCAACATCTGGAAAATAATTATGGAATCGGACCTCATACCATATCCTTCCCACGGATCGAGCCAGCTTTAAATGCTCCGGTGAGTGAATGCCCACCTTTTCAGGTTTCTGATGAAGATCTAAAAATGATTGTTGCTGTCTTAAGGATAGCAATCCCTTACACTGGTATAATTCTAACAACAAGAGAAAACATAGCTCTTCGAAACATACTATTAAAATTGGGGGTATCGCAAATATCTGCCGGATCAAAAACATATCCGGGAGCATATCATGATGAGATAAATCACCAACCGGATAAGCAACAATTTACAATCGGTGATACCCGTTCTCTTGATGAAGTTATAAAAGATCTCAGCAACCAAGGATTTATCCCTTCCTTTTGTACCTCTTGTTATCGAAAAGGTCGAACCGGATATAAATTCATGAACTACGCTAAACCTGGTAATATTCACAAATTCTGCCAACCAAACGCTATTTTGACTTATCTTGAGTATATACTTGATTTTGCATCTCCTGAAACTAAACAGATTGGATTAAACCTCATTAAGAAAGAAATTGCCGGTTATAAAGACTCTAAATACCGGAAATTCCTGCTTGATCAATACGACAGAATTATTAATGGTGAACGAGATTTGATACAATAA
- a CDS encoding [FeFe] hydrogenase, group A: MEKLINVWIDGNHVQTKEETTIIEAAAEIGIKIPSLCYHKDLKPSSGCGICIVEIEGMELPKRACCTPVYEGMKIRTNSVQLRKLRKKLLELILTDHYVDCLTCIANNKCELQDLAYYMGVKTDEIASLVKKKPIDDSSVSIIRDPNKCIACGRCVTVCNDIQTVYALTHVNRGFEVEINTPFSKGMADSTCINCGQCAVYCPTAALTEKTETDQVWEELLNPEKHVVIQAAPAVRATLGEEFGMEEGTLTVGKMYAAFRKLGFNAIFDTNFTADLTIMEEGTEFVKRFKEGGTLPLITSCSPGWIKFMETYYSDLADNVSTCKSPQQMFGALVKTYYAKEKDIAPQDIVSVSIMPCTAKKFEARRPEMTDSGYQDVDYVLTTREIARMIKEAGIDFKNLEDDKADDFMGLYTGAATIFGTTGGVMEAALRSAYFLITGKNLPDVEIHAVRGMEGIKEAVVDVEGIKVKIAVAHSLGQARKLMDIVRNQIQTTGKSGYHFIEVMACPGGCVGGGGQPFGSSLATRARRGETLYKEDKALSIRLSHENPAVAALYEKFLGSPGSEIAHKLLHTSYYHRDKSDGKILKEATSKHH, from the coding sequence ATGGAAAAATTAATAAATGTCTGGATAGATGGTAATCATGTACAAACAAAAGAAGAAACAACAATAATAGAAGCTGCAGCTGAAATTGGGATCAAGATTCCTTCACTTTGTTATCATAAAGATCTAAAACCTTCTTCTGGTTGTGGGATCTGTATCGTAGAAATTGAAGGGATGGAACTTCCTAAAAGAGCTTGTTGCACCCCTGTTTATGAAGGTATGAAAATCCGTACTAATAGCGTTCAATTGAGAAAATTGAGAAAAAAGCTGCTGGAACTTATTTTAACAGACCATTATGTTGATTGTCTGACCTGTATTGCGAACAATAAATGCGAATTACAAGATCTGGCATATTACATGGGTGTAAAAACCGATGAGATCGCTTCTTTAGTAAAGAAAAAACCGATCGATGATAGTAGCGTTTCTATCATTAGAGATCCTAATAAATGTATCGCCTGTGGTCGTTGTGTGACTGTCTGTAATGATATTCAAACTGTTTATGCCCTGACGCATGTAAATCGTGGTTTTGAAGTAGAGATTAATACACCTTTTAGTAAAGGTATGGCAGATAGTACTTGTATCAACTGTGGTCAGTGTGCAGTTTATTGCCCAACTGCTGCCTTAACCGAAAAAACCGAAACTGATCAAGTTTGGGAAGAACTGTTGAATCCGGAAAAACACGTAGTTATCCAAGCTGCCCCAGCTGTAAGAGCTACTTTAGGTGAAGAGTTCGGTATGGAAGAGGGTACTCTTACAGTGGGTAAAATGTATGCTGCTTTCCGTAAACTTGGTTTTAATGCAATATTCGATACAAACTTTACAGCTGATCTAACAATCATGGAAGAAGGAACTGAATTTGTTAAACGATTTAAAGAAGGGGGAACGCTCCCCTTGATCACTTCTTGCTCACCCGGTTGGATCAAATTCATGGAAACTTATTACTCTGATCTGGCAGATAATGTTTCAACCTGTAAATCACCCCAGCAGATGTTTGGTGCTTTAGTAAAAACCTATTATGCAAAAGAGAAAGATATTGCTCCTCAGGATATTGTGTCGGTCTCTATCATGCCCTGTACGGCTAAGAAATTTGAAGCACGACGACCGGAGATGACAGATTCAGGTTATCAGGATGTTGATTATGTCTTAACTACCCGTGAAATTGCGAGGATGATAAAAGAAGCGGGGATAGATTTTAAGAACTTAGAAGATGATAAAGCCGATGATTTCATGGGTCTTTACACTGGTGCAGCTACTATCTTTGGTACAACCGGTGGAGTTATGGAAGCTGCTTTAAGGTCCGCCTATTTCCTGATCACAGGTAAAAACCTGCCTGATGTCGAGATTCATGCAGTCCGTGGTATGGAAGGTATAAAGGAAGCTGTTGTTGATGTAGAGGGAATAAAGGTTAAGATCGCTGTTGCCCATAGTCTCGGTCAGGCACGGAAGTTGATGGATATTGTGAGAAATCAGATCCAAACAACTGGCAAATCAGGTTATCATTTTATTGAAGTTATGGCTTGTCCCGGCGGTTGTGTTGGCGGTGGAGGACAACCATTCGGCAGTAGCTTGGCTACCAGAGCAAGACGAGGTGAGACTCTTTATAAAGAAGATAAAGCCCTGTCTATTAGATTATCTCATGAGAATCCGGCAGTTGCAGCTCTATATGAAAAGTTTCTCGGCTCTCCCGGATCAGAAATTGCTCATAAACTACTGCATACTAGTTACTATCATAGAGATAAATCTGACGGCAAGATTTTAAAAGAAGCAACTTCTAAACACCATTAA